Part of the Pseudomonas sp. P8_241 genome is shown below.
AGAAAAGACAGCCACACCGAGTTTAGCGCTCCTGACGACAAAGACCATACCCAACGTTGGTCTAGAGCCCTGTCCTGGTTGGCAGGTTCTGACAATGCGGGTCTATAGTCAGCGAACATCAAGAGGATTGCGCCATGAGCGAGCACCCCGCCGAACGTCGCCGCTTCAAACGAATCGCGTTCGATGCCAGGACCGAGCTGAGCCAGGGAGAGTACATCTGGCCGGTGAAGCTGGTTGATTTGTCGCTCAAGGGCTTGCTGATCGAGCGACCCGATCCTTGGCAGGGCAATCCCGAGCAGGACTTTTCAGTCGACATTCATCTAAGCGATGACATCGACATCTTCATGGATGTGCACCTGACCCACGAAGAACACGGCCAGCTCGGCTTCGTCTGCCGACACATCAGCCTGGAGTCTATTGAGCGCCTGCGGCGCCTGATCGAACTCAACCTGGCCGACCAGCATGAACTGGAGCGCGAACTGGGCGAACTAATCGAAATCTGACCTCGTAGGAGCTGCCGAAGGCTGCGATCTTTTGACCTTATAAAAAAGATCGCGGCCTTCGGCAGCTTCTACGAGAGGTAGCACTTTATTCGAAGAGCGCATCCAGGGCCTGTTCCAGACGAGTGACGGCAATGATCTGCAACCCTGCCGGCGACTCTTTCGGCGCATTGCCCTTAGGCACGATGGCCCGCTTGAAGCCGTGCTTGGCGGCTTCTTTCAAACGCTCCTGACCGCTAGGAACCGGACGCACCTCACCGGAAAGCCCGACCTCACCGAACACCAACAGATCGTGGGGTAACGGCCGGTTGCGCAAACTGGACATCACCGCCGCCATCAACGCCAGGTCCGACGCGGTCTCCAGCACTTTCACCCCACCGACCACGTTGAGAAACACATCCTGATCGTGGGTTGGAATGCCACCATGACGGTGCAACACCGCCAGCAACATCGCCAAGCGGTTCTGATCCAGCCCGAGCGTGACCCGACGCGGATTAGCCAGGTGGCTGTCATCCACCAGCGCCTGGACTTCCACCAACATCGGCCGGGTGCCTTCCCACGTCGCCATGACCACGCTACCCGGGACTTCTTCCTGAGCACGGGTCAAAAAAATCGCAGAAGGGTTTGAGACTTCTTTCAGGCCCTTGTCGGTCATGCCGAACACGCCCAGTTCATTGACTGCACCGAAACGGTTCTTCACCGCCCGCAGCAGACGCAGGCGTCCATCGGACTCACCTTCGAAATACAGCACGGTGTCGACCATGTGCTCCAGCACTCGAGGGCCAGCCAGCGCGCCTTCCTTGGTGACGTGGCCCACCAGGAAAATCGCCGTACCGCTCTGTTTGGCATAGCGCACCAGCAACGCCGCACTTTCACGCACCTGGGATACACCACCCGGTGCCGATTGCAGTTGCTCGGTAAAGATCGTCTGGATCGAATCGATCACCATGACCTTGGGCTTTTCCTGGCGGGCCGTGGCAATGATGGTTTCGATGCAGGTTTCGGTCATGACCCGCAACCGATCCTGGGGCAACCCCAGTCGCCGGGCACGCATGGCCACTTGCTGCTGAGACTCTTCGCCAGTGACATACAACGCCGGCATGCTTTTGGCGAGATTGCACAGGGTTTGCAAAAGAATCGTCGATTTGCCGATGCCAGGGTCGCCGCCGATCAGCACCACCGATCCGTCCACCAGGCCACCGCCCAGCACGCGGTCGAGTTCGCTTGAGGCCGTAGAAAAACGCGGTATCTCTTCAACGCTGACCTCGGCCAGGGTCTTGATCTGCGCCTGTTGGCCGGTCCAACCGGTACGACCACTGGGCGCCGCTGCCCCGCCGCTTTCCACCATGGTTTCGGTGAGCGTGTTCCAGGCCCCGCATTCACCGCACTGGCCAGCCCACTTGGGGAAGGTTGAGCCGCACTCGGTGCAGCCGTACATGCGCTTGGCCTTGGCCATCGGAACCCCCGGAAAAAAACGCGATGATAGCTCAGGTGGGGCGCATCAGCGCGGCAAGAAAATGATTGATACGTTCAGGTTTACAGGAAGTACCCGTTGAATTGGCGCTTATTCAATTACTCCCACCATTTAATCTACGCTTGTCTAACTTTTCCACCCCGCCCCCTATACAGAGCAAACAACACTCAGAAAGCACTTCTCAAAAGCTATACAACCTTTAACCAATTAAACATGCACTGCACAACCAATCCAGAATAATGAATCTTGTTTAGATTCACTTAAACAGCAACTTCAACTTCCCCTTCAGAATATATAAACGCCAGAAGCAACCTGTTCGACATCAACATCAGCGCCAATTAACCCCCTGGTTAATTAGCAACCTAAACGATCAACAAGACCGATGCGATCCTGTCAGATATATCATTCGGAACAAATATCAACTGCTCGACGAGGCATCAAGACTTCCATGAAAACATTGTTTCAAAAAGGAACTTTGCGCATCGCCGTGGCGCTCACCCGCGAGCGATCACTGCAACCTTTTCACCGCTGGCCTGGTCGATAGCAAGCTAATGCCGTGAGCAGTGGTTTCGAGCAAGAAGCGATTCGCTGATTTACACTGCGTTCATCAACCTCATCTGTAACAAGGAAATAACCTATGGGCGTGCTCAATGAATTCAAGGCCTTCGCGGTCAAAGGCAACGTGGTCGACATGGCTGTCGGCATCATCATCGGGGCCGCTTTCGGCAAGATCGTAACGTCGTTTGTGGGCGATCTGATCATGCCGCCAATCGGGATGTTGATCGGTGGCGTTGACTTCAGTGACCTGGTCATCACGCTCAAGGCAGCAGAGGGCAACACCCCGGCCGTGGTGCTGGCATACGGCAAATTCATTCAGACCATCATCGACTTCGTCATTGTCGCCTTCGCGATTTTCATGGGGGTCAAGGCCATCAACCGTCTGAAGCGCGAAGAATCCGTGGCGCCTACCTTGCCGCCGGTTCCGACCAAGGAAGAAGAATTGCTTGGCGAGATCCGTGACCTGCTGAAGGCACAGAACAACCAGCCTTGATCGAATGGCTTGGTAAAAAAACGGCGCCCGCGAGGCGCCGTTTTTTTTACCAGAAGTTTTCCACTGCGACCTGCCCGGGTCGCCGGCTCAGGCTCAGGTGCATATCGCGCTGTTTAAGCAGTTTGCGCGTGTCGTCGATCATCTGAGGGTTGCCGCAAAGCATGACCCGCGAATGCTCTGGCGTCAGCGCAACACCCGCCGCCCGCTCCAGCTCGCCATTCTCAATGAGCGTGGTAATTCGTCCATTCAGGGCTCCGGGATGCTGCTCGCGCGTGACCGTCGCGATAAATTGCAGTTTATGTGCGTGTTCCGCGAGGTACTCCCTTTGCGCCAGACCCGAAATCAATGCTTGATAGGCCAGCTCCCTGGTTTCACGCACGCTATAGACCAGGAGGATGCGCTCAAACTTCTCCCACACCTCGAAGTCCTGAAGTATTGACAGGAACGGCGCTATGCCTGTGCCTGTGGACAACAGCCACAGATCTCGCCCATCGACAAAACGGTCCAGTGTCAGGTAGCCGAAGGCCTGACGGTCCACCAACAAGGTATCGCCGACGCCCAAACGACTGAGCTCGCTGGTGAACTCACCTCCCGGGACGACGATGGAAAAGAACTCGAGGAATTCATCAAAAGGTGAGGACACCATGGAATAAGCGCGCCATACCGTGCTGCCATC
Proteins encoded:
- a CDS encoding PilZ domain-containing protein produces the protein MSEHPAERRRFKRIAFDARTELSQGEYIWPVKLVDLSLKGLLIERPDPWQGNPEQDFSVDIHLSDDIDIFMDVHLTHEEHGQLGFVCRHISLESIERLRRLIELNLADQHELERELGELIEI
- the radA gene encoding DNA repair protein RadA; the encoded protein is MAKAKRMYGCTECGSTFPKWAGQCGECGAWNTLTETMVESGGAAAPSGRTGWTGQQAQIKTLAEVSVEEIPRFSTASSELDRVLGGGLVDGSVVLIGGDPGIGKSTILLQTLCNLAKSMPALYVTGEESQQQVAMRARRLGLPQDRLRVMTETCIETIIATARQEKPKVMVIDSIQTIFTEQLQSAPGGVSQVRESAALLVRYAKQSGTAIFLVGHVTKEGALAGPRVLEHMVDTVLYFEGESDGRLRLLRAVKNRFGAVNELGVFGMTDKGLKEVSNPSAIFLTRAQEEVPGSVVMATWEGTRPMLVEVQALVDDSHLANPRRVTLGLDQNRLAMLLAVLHRHGGIPTHDQDVFLNVVGGVKVLETASDLALMAAVMSSLRNRPLPHDLLVFGEVGLSGEVRPVPSGQERLKEAAKHGFKRAIVPKGNAPKESPAGLQIIAVTRLEQALDALFE
- the mscL gene encoding large-conductance mechanosensitive channel protein MscL, with amino-acid sequence MGVLNEFKAFAVKGNVVDMAVGIIIGAAFGKIVTSFVGDLIMPPIGMLIGGVDFSDLVITLKAAEGNTPAVVLAYGKFIQTIIDFVIVAFAIFMGVKAINRLKREESVAPTLPPVPTKEEELLGEIRDLLKAQNNQP
- a CDS encoding ferredoxin--NADP reductase, which translates into the protein MTASEEKFTRQTLLDVQPVTANLFTLRATRDAGFRFRAGQFARLGVVKADGSTVWRAYSMVSSPFDEFLEFFSIVVPGGEFTSELSRLGVGDTLLVDRQAFGYLTLDRFVDGRDLWLLSTGTGIAPFLSILQDFEVWEKFERILLVYSVRETRELAYQALISGLAQREYLAEHAHKLQFIATVTREQHPGALNGRITTLIENGELERAAGVALTPEHSRVMLCGNPQMIDDTRKLLKQRDMHLSLSRRPGQVAVENFW